A genomic region of Williamwhitmania taraxaci contains the following coding sequences:
- a CDS encoding class I SAM-dependent methyltransferase — protein MKYIISFVTRYIPRHILQLVAHRILQIYGLFLRGNKFEDPIDGTKYRKLLPYGRINSRPNALAPNTLSLERHRLLWLFFKQKTNLFTDPIRLLHVAPEYCFIKLFNNQPNISYVTGDLISPLADVRMDVRHIPFPDNSFEVVICNHVLEHVDEDIKSMSEFFRVLKPGGWGVFQVPIDFSLDTTLENPAYNTPELREKHYWQRDHVRLYGRDYGKRLASVGFEVTEDYLVMELDPKLAARYALPMQEIIYYCQKPQ, from the coding sequence ATGAAATACATAATCAGCTTTGTTACCCGCTATATTCCACGGCACATACTGCAATTGGTTGCGCACCGAATACTACAAATTTACGGGTTATTCCTCCGAGGCAATAAGTTCGAAGACCCTATTGACGGTACAAAATACCGCAAGTTGCTGCCCTATGGCCGAATAAACAGTCGGCCCAACGCATTAGCACCCAATACCCTTTCGCTGGAACGCCACCGATTACTCTGGCTTTTCTTTAAGCAGAAAACAAACCTGTTTACCGATCCCATTCGGCTGCTTCACGTTGCGCCGGAATACTGCTTTATCAAGCTGTTTAATAACCAACCAAACATAAGCTATGTAACGGGCGACCTTATCTCGCCATTAGCCGACGTTCGCATGGATGTTCGCCACATCCCCTTTCCCGATAACTCCTTTGAGGTTGTTATTTGTAACCACGTTCTTGAGCACGTGGATGAGGATATTAAGTCCATGAGCGAATTTTTCCGTGTTTTAAAACCGGGCGGATGGGGCGTTTTTCAAGTACCCATCGATTTCTCGCTCGATACAACGCTGGAGAATCCCGCCTACAACACCCCAGAACTGCGGGAAAAACACTACTGGCAGCGTGATCACGTGAGGCTTTACGGTCGCGATTACGGAAAAAGACTCGCATCGGTTGGGTTTGAGGTTACTGAAGATTACCTCGTTATGGAACTCGATCCCAAGTTGGCAGCGCGCTACGCCCTACCTATGCAGGAAATTATCTACTACTGCCAAAAGCCTCAATAA
- the rbfA gene encoding 30S ribosome-binding factor RbfA, which translates to MTSTRQDKVGRELQRDLGEILQQEQGLFPGVMLTVTSVRVSPDLGVAKIYLSFFPSKDKEASLKAVRTRTKQIRYELGKRVKNQLRIVPALTFFIDDSLDYIENIENLLKQ; encoded by the coding sequence ATGACTTCAACAAGACAAGATAAAGTAGGCCGCGAATTGCAGCGCGACTTGGGCGAAATCCTTCAGCAAGAACAAGGGCTTTTCCCCGGTGTGATGCTCACCGTTACAAGCGTTCGGGTTAGTCCCGACCTTGGCGTGGCCAAGATTTACCTCAGCTTTTTCCCAAGCAAAGACAAGGAGGCTTCGCTCAAAGCAGTGCGGACCCGCACCAAGCAAATTCGCTACGAACTGGGCAAGCGCGTTAAGAATCAACTCCGAATTGTGCCTGCCCTCACCTTCTTTATAGACGACTCGCTCGACTATATCGAAAATATTGAAAATCTTTTAAAACAGTGA
- a CDS encoding YqaA family protein, with protein sequence MIGIYSYLSLFAVSFGAATVLPMGSEPLFGYLLVAGGSPFMLVLVATLGNWLGGLTTYWLGFLGKWKTLTKYFGVDEAKAEKWRGIIAKRGPWFAILCWLPLVGDLIALALGLVRANLFQVAVFMLVGKFFRYALLAAAMWHYAN encoded by the coding sequence ATGATAGGCATTTACAGCTACTTAAGCCTCTTTGCCGTTTCGTTTGGAGCGGCCACTGTACTGCCCATGGGCAGTGAGCCTCTGTTTGGTTATCTACTGGTGGCGGGCGGAAGCCCCTTTATGCTTGTGCTTGTTGCCACACTGGGGAACTGGCTTGGTGGGCTTACCACCTATTGGCTCGGTTTTCTGGGCAAGTGGAAAACGCTAACGAAATATTTTGGGGTCGACGAAGCAAAGGCCGAAAAGTGGCGGGGAATAATTGCAAAAAGAGGTCCTTGGTTCGCAATTCTTTGCTGGTTGCCGCTGGTGGGCGATCTTATTGCCCTTGCCTTAGGACTTGTGCGAGCCAACCTATTTCAGGTTGCCGTGTTTATGCTCGTAGGAAAGTTTTTTCGGTATGCGCTTTTGGCTGCGGCAATGTGGCACTATGCTAATTAG
- the trpS gene encoding tryptophan--tRNA ligase, whose product MDTVVSGIRSTGNLHLGNYFGALKNFIDMQHHNRCFFFIADFHMLTTHPKPENLHGNVKAVLSEYLAAGLDPEAATIYRQSDIHEIPELYMLLNMNAYIGELERTASFKDKVRKNSENVNAGLLTYPVLMAADIMIHRASKVPVGKDQEQHLEMTRKYARRFNTMYNVEYFPEPVPYNFGKELVKIPGLDGSGKMGKSEGNGIFLCDEPEAIRKKVMKAVTDAGPTVPNSPVSEPVQNIFTLMNVVSEPDTLKFYKEKYADCSIRYGDLKKQLAEDIIKVVAPIGERIKEISANDAYLKKVIDEGAEKARISARQTLTDVREFMGFKSF is encoded by the coding sequence ATGGATACAGTTGTTAGTGGAATTCGGTCGACGGGAAATCTACACCTAGGAAACTATTTTGGTGCACTGAAGAACTTTATTGACATGCAGCATCATAATCGGTGCTTCTTCTTTATTGCCGATTTTCACATGCTCACCACCCACCCCAAACCGGAGAATCTCCATGGAAATGTGAAGGCAGTGCTCTCGGAATATCTTGCTGCGGGGCTCGATCCTGAGGCGGCCACTATTTACCGCCAAAGCGATATTCATGAGATTCCTGAACTCTATATGCTTCTGAATATGAACGCCTACATTGGCGAACTTGAGCGCACAGCCTCGTTCAAGGATAAGGTTCGTAAAAATTCCGAGAACGTAAATGCCGGATTGCTCACCTATCCTGTGCTTATGGCCGCCGATATTATGATTCATAGAGCATCGAAGGTTCCTGTGGGGAAAGACCAAGAGCAGCACCTCGAAATGACGCGCAAGTACGCTCGCCGCTTTAATACCATGTATAACGTTGAGTATTTTCCCGAGCCCGTTCCCTATAACTTTGGTAAAGAGCTGGTAAAAATTCCGGGATTGGATGGTTCGGGCAAGATGGGTAAATCGGAGGGCAATGGAATTTTCCTTTGCGATGAGCCGGAAGCCATTCGCAAGAAGGTGATGAAGGCGGTAACCGATGCCGGTCCTACCGTGCCCAACTCGCCTGTTTCGGAGCCGGTGCAAAACATATTCACCCTGATGAACGTTGTTTCTGAACCAGATACGCTCAAGTTCTACAAAGAGAAGTATGCCGATTGCAGCATTCGCTATGGCGACCTGAAGAAGCAGTTGGCCGAAGATATAATTAAAGTTGTTGCCCCTATTGGAGAGCGCATCAAGGAGATTTCGGCAAACGATGCCTACCTGAAAAAGGTTATCGACGAGGGAGCCGAAAAGGCTAGGATTAGCGCTCGGCAGACCCTTACTGACGTACGTGAATTTATGGGCTTTAAATCATTCTAA
- a CDS encoding NAD-dependent epimerase/dehydratase family protein yields MQKALVTGATGLLGSHLVFSLLEKGYGVTAIIRSRESIAKTTKILSFYSSNAQELTNRVSWVEGELLDAEFIHSMVAECDIVFHCAAQVSFSPFRKDEVIRVNTEITANIVDAALELGKRLIHVSSIASLTSSNNGSAVDEGCLWNSVKGENGYAISKFYSEMEVWRGIELGLNAAIVNPAVILGPGDWNGGSPFFFKAVKRGLPFYTLGGTGFVDVRDVVTAMLTIAEKNISGERYVLVGDNILYKEFFDIVAKNIGAKPPRIAAKRFLLSLGWRFEYLRCLIFGGEPVMTKELARTANRITAYSAQKAINVLGIEFRTINETIEHTARLFNQSFSRK; encoded by the coding sequence TTGCAAAAGGCACTCGTAACAGGAGCAACCGGACTATTGGGCAGTCACCTTGTTTTTTCTCTTTTAGAGAAGGGATATGGTGTTACGGCGATTATTCGAAGTCGGGAAAGCATTGCCAAAACCACGAAAATCCTCAGCTTTTACAGCAGCAATGCACAGGAACTGACTAATAGAGTAAGTTGGGTTGAGGGGGAGTTGCTCGATGCCGAGTTTATTCATAGTATGGTTGCCGAGTGCGATATTGTGTTCCACTGCGCGGCGCAGGTTTCGTTTAGCCCCTTTCGTAAGGATGAGGTGATTCGCGTTAACACCGAGATTACTGCCAACATCGTGGATGCCGCGTTGGAGTTGGGTAAACGCCTGATTCACGTAAGTTCCATCGCTTCGCTAACGAGTTCGAACAACGGAAGTGCTGTAGACGAAGGGTGTCTTTGGAATTCGGTAAAGGGCGAGAATGGTTACGCTATCAGCAAGTTTTATTCTGAAATGGAGGTGTGGCGGGGCATCGAGTTGGGCTTAAATGCGGCCATTGTAAATCCTGCCGTTATTCTTGGCCCGGGTGATTGGAACGGTGGAAGTCCCTTCTTTTTTAAGGCGGTAAAACGGGGATTACCCTTCTATACCCTTGGGGGAACAGGCTTTGTGGATGTTCGCGATGTGGTTACTGCGATGCTCACCATTGCCGAGAAAAATATCTCGGGCGAGCGCTATGTGCTCGTTGGAGATAATATTTTATACAAGGAATTCTTCGATATTGTGGCCAAGAACATTGGTGCAAAACCACCGCGGATTGCGGCCAAGCGATTCCTGCTCAGCCTCGGCTGGCGATTCGAGTATTTGCGCTGCCTTATCTTTGGTGGTGAACCAGTTATGACCAAGGAGTTGGCTCGCACTGCCAACCGAATTACTGCCTATTCGGCACAAAAGGCCATTAATGTTCTGGGAATTGAGTTTAGAACAATCAATGAGACCATTGAACATACTGCTAGACTTTTTAACCAAAGTTTTTCTAGAAAATAA